One genomic segment of Vulpes vulpes isolate BD-2025 chromosome 2, VulVul3, whole genome shotgun sequence includes these proteins:
- the FBXO47 gene encoding F-box only protein 47 yields MASRINTGFTLIPNQKYRRSNRRSSSYFSNTLGSDSQPLSTLGNFKALPLEIFQIILRYLSVKDISMLSMVSKTVSQHIINYISTSSGSKRLLLQDFHNLELPSKRQDSIILDYYRSLGLLFKRCTLLLPTKERLKYIHKILAEVSCFKFNGCAAPIQCLGLPCYGMFLQTLTAGWDELECHRVYNFLCELTNLSRKMQTAVCSKPGSARKLELRIRLFCRNVLLDHWTHQSDSAFWLTRILKPWPMVNQARLLYIIFGPVSPQDGQVVWQKMIEGPTDESSLKDLADAIKLLYDTGTKEWTADDVISLVDELSVVPREWLLENNARLLILSGNNICFTFMASKAVNGRAIELAKLIVFLALVCEKELYCMDWAVKMMQKVCKVFSTPVERNNFLQSVANAFACVIMEMLQSVMSGDRDEDDRSFLNLFHLVHAQANFHKEVLYLTMNTLST; encoded by the exons atggcGTCTAGAATAAATACTGGTTTCACTTTGATTCCCAACCAGAAATATAGACGCAGTAATCGTCGATCCAGCAGCTATTTTTCCAACACCCTTGGCTCAGATTCTCAGCCTTTATCAACGCTTGGAAATTTTAAAGCCTTGCCATTGGAAATATTCCAAATAATCTTAAGATATTTGTCAG tgaaAGATATCAGCATGCTAAGTATGGTGTCCAAAACAGTCAGCCAGCACattattaattatatctcaaCCTCATCAGGAAGCAAAAGACTTTTACTACAGGATTTTCATAACCTTGAGCTGCCCAGCAAGAGACAAGACTCTATCATACTGGACTATTACAGATCTCTAG GTCTGCTATTTAAAAGATGTACGTTGCTGCTACCCACAAAGGAAAGACTAAAGTACATTCACAAGATACTGGCAGAA GTTTCCTGTTTTAAATTCAATGGCTGTGCAGCTCCTATTCAGTGTTTAGGATTACCATGTTATGGCATGTTTTtacag ACCTTAACAGCAGGTTGGGATGAACTTGAGTGCCATCGTGTATATAACTTCTTATGTGAACTGACTAATCTCTCCCGCAAGATGCAGACCGCTGTCTGCAGCAAAccag GAAGTGCCCGAAAACTGGAATTAAGGATCAGACTGTTCTGTAGGAACGTCCTGCTTGATCATTGGACACATCAAAGTGATTCTGCTTTTTGGTTGACACGCATATTAAAACCATGGCCAATGGTGAATCAGGCAAGATTATTGTATATCATCTTCGGACCAGTATCTCCTCAAGATG GACAGGTGGTTTGGCAGAAAATGATAGAAGGACCTACAGATGAATCCAGTCTGAAAGATTTGGCTGATGCTATTAAATTATTGTATGACACAGGCACCAAAGAGTGGACAGCAGATGATGTTATCAGTCTTGTAGATGAACTATCag TGGTTCCCCGTGAATGGCTTCTAGAGAATAATGCTCGTCTCCTAATTCTAAGTGGGAACAACATCTGTTTCACTTTCATGGCTAGTAAAGCTGTGAATGGACGGGCCATTGAACTGGCAAAGCTCATTGTCTTTTTGGCTTTG GTATGTGAGAAAGAACTCTACTGCATGGATTGGGCAGTTAAAATGATGCAAAAAGTCTGTAAAGTCTTTAGCACTCCAGTGGAAAGAAATAACTTCCTACAGAGTGTGGCAAATGCGTTTGCATGTGTTATAATGGAAATGCTGCAGTCAGTTATGTCCG GAGACCGTGATGAAGATGACAGAAGCTTCTTGAATCTGTTCCATCTTGTGCATGCTCAGGCTAACTTCCATAAGGAAGTCTTGTATTTGACCATGAATACTCTTTCTACCTAA